In the genome of Mycoplasmopsis pulmonis, one region contains:
- the p42 gene encoding gliding machinery protein P42, translated as MARELKNYIPNVLVVVLGEWNFEHIYNLDFKIKQNAKFLRFGSKKQNISNLNIEEHFYLWHPYDKNSSVNYKKHKSPAQLFEENKIELDLFFKNADLMVVLSKTRDEESLEYVSFLSKIAKANNILTMHLLLKNLLWAKTSAKLYSMALDHIRDNKNILIDLEEINLLSTYENIEIPKRDRYVDKSISQIMKSLIAPFYETVLNPNLYAKIKYEILTRKIEKLPEKWYVALGSSNEKQDRFEKALFAALANPTFRGTFNSAKKFFIIISGTFISENKIAKTLNILKQIVIPGSEVIVSRVVEDYLFENVINVAIIARSADKIELVDDPEQINSLIRETMAKVYSLVDNEETREIILNKPFQKTKIIDQ; from the coding sequence ATGGCTAGAGAGTTGAAAAATTACATTCCAAATGTGCTTGTTGTAGTTTTAGGTGAGTGAAACTTTGAACATATTTATAACTTAGATTTTAAAATTAAACAAAATGCTAAGTTTTTAAGATTTGGTTCTAAAAAACAAAACATTAGTAATTTAAATATTGAAGAACATTTTTACCTATGACATCCTTATGATAAAAACTCAAGTGTAAATTACAAAAAACACAAATCACCAGCCCAACTTTTTGAAGAAAATAAAATTGAACTTGATTTATTCTTTAAAAATGCTGATTTGATGGTTGTTCTTTCAAAAACTCGAGATGAAGAAAGTTTAGAATATGTTTCTTTTTTATCAAAAATTGCCAAAGCAAACAATATTTTAACAATGCATCTTTTACTTAAAAATTTACTTTGAGCAAAAACTTCAGCTAAGCTCTATTCTATGGCCCTTGATCATATTAGAGATAATAAAAACATCTTAATAGATCTTGAAGAAATCAACTTACTTTCAACCTATGAAAACATTGAAATTCCTAAAAGAGATCGCTATGTAGATAAATCAATTTCTCAAATAATGAAATCTCTAATAGCTCCTTTTTATGAAACTGTTTTAAATCCTAATTTGTATGCAAAAATCAAATATGAGATTTTAACTAGAAAAATTGAAAAGCTTCCAGAAAAATGATATGTTGCTTTAGGAAGTTCAAATGAAAAACAAGATCGTTTTGAAAAAGCACTTTTTGCAGCTCTTGCAAATCCAACATTTAGAGGTACATTTAACTCAGCTAAAAAATTCTTTATTATAATTTCAGGAACTTTTATTAGTGAAAATAAAATTGCTAAAACTCTTAACATTCTAAAACAAATTGTAATTCCTGGCTCAGAGGTTATTGTCTCAAGAGTTGTAGAGGACTATCTTTTTGAAAATGTTATAAATGTTGCCATTATTGCTAGAAGTGCAGACAAAATTGAATTAGTTGATGATCCTGAGCAAATCAATTCTTTAATTAGAGAAACAATGGCAAAAGTTTATTCACTAGTTGACAATGAAGAAACTAGAGAAATTATTCTAAATAAGCCTTTTCAAAAAACAAAAATAATTGATCAATAA
- the frr gene encoding ribosome recycling factor, with the protein MDISIINEVFSTLEEKSMNVVSNFEFNLSKISTGRANPQLIKNIKVSYYEELIPLEQISNISVPEPQQLLIKPFDHNITKEIHKSLLLANLDVAIVNEGNQIRLNFPALNTQRRKELVKSLNKFTEQARVSIRLLRQESNKKIKSFKSEISEDDIKKYETKIQTINDSYIEQIDEITKRKERELMEI; encoded by the coding sequence ATGGATATTTCAATAATTAATGAAGTTTTTTCAACTCTTGAAGAAAAATCAATGAATGTAGTTTCAAATTTTGAATTTAATTTATCAAAAATTTCAACTGGAAGAGCAAATCCTCAATTAATCAAAAACATTAAAGTCTCTTACTATGAAGAGTTAATACCTCTTGAGCAAATTTCTAATATTAGTGTTCCAGAGCCTCAACAACTTTTAATTAAGCCTTTTGATCATAACATCACAAAGGAAATTCACAAAAGTTTATTATTAGCAAATCTTGATGTTGCCATTGTTAATGAAGGAAATCAAATTAGACTAAACTTTCCAGCTCTAAATACTCAAAGAAGAAAAGAATTAGTTAAATCACTAAATAAATTTACAGAACAAGCTAGAGTTTCTATTCGACTTTTAAGACAAGAGTCAAATAAAAAAATTAAATCATTTAAAAGTGAAATTTCTGAAGATGATATTAAAAAATATGAAACAAAAATTCAAACAATTAATGATTCATATATTGAACAAATAGATGAAATTACCAAAAGAAAAGAAAGAGAACTAATGGAAATTTAA
- a CDS encoding PhnE/PtxC family ABC transporter permease codes for MIKKSFWFEWYEGSKQKTTKRIRFEWKSVIAIFVIFLVIWSFYNVFGKINPRGFQIFSENFKDFFAFWNVSVKYPGYSLISLSFQFLWTSLKYVALGNTIGFILAMISSYFSARNINKSYVSTLLKSIILFFRAFPVLVFVYAFREGFESILVASLVFSWFTWLWLHKYIYEIIENVDLKKYNHYIMTGYSKFSAYRKGIFPEIKTKLILIYFLSFEANLRWSSILGAAGVEGIGSLFNDAWKDNKYRFKAIGIPLVIFLFAILFLEAINLFLNKVVLYRKNRTFSEKDYGYCFNWKTWFQVFLILIFVVIALIAFSEIRWNFSRINDFGIFLKSVFIPRFDFWFTPVRENNPFFMIGTVIFQSISIVVLTIFFALLISIFLNEKLNSKYVYLPLKIINSVVRVIPTIFWFFIFSPIFHNPLLFVVVIAISIHNSSVLSIQINALINAINFKIYDNLKLQGWSRGRLLIFYVLPSIKKDLISWVVFKFEDIFRNVILFGVFGSSLLGARLVSLLSPGRAQELSIAASYVYPIVIFIILLNIFSAFFKKKSWKKVKDKNSSFKNKLINHSKVISTKLKRKIK; via the coding sequence ATGATAAAAAAGTCATTTTGGTTTGAATGGTATGAAGGCAGTAAACAAAAAACAACTAAAAGAATTCGTTTTGAGTGAAAATCTGTAATTGCTATTTTTGTAATTTTTTTAGTTATTTGAAGTTTTTATAATGTTTTTGGAAAAATTAATCCTAGAGGATTTCAAATTTTCTCTGAAAACTTTAAAGACTTTTTTGCTTTTTGAAATGTTAGTGTCAAATACCCGGGTTATTCTCTTATAAGTCTTAGTTTTCAATTTTTATGAACTTCTCTTAAATATGTAGCTTTAGGAAATACTATTGGTTTTATTCTGGCTATGATTAGCTCCTACTTTAGTGCTAGAAATATAAATAAAAGTTATGTCTCTACATTGCTAAAGTCAATTATTCTATTTTTTAGAGCCTTCCCAGTGCTAGTTTTTGTTTATGCTTTTAGAGAAGGTTTTGAATCTATTTTAGTAGCTAGTTTAGTTTTTAGTTGATTTACATGACTATGACTTCATAAATATATCTATGAAATTATTGAAAATGTTGATCTAAAAAAATATAACCATTACATAATGACAGGATATTCTAAATTTTCTGCTTATCGAAAAGGAATTTTTCCTGAGATAAAAACTAAATTAATTCTAATTTATTTTTTATCTTTTGAAGCTAATCTAAGATGATCTTCAATTTTAGGAGCAGCTGGAGTTGAGGGTATTGGTTCTCTTTTTAATGATGCTTGAAAAGATAATAAATATCGTTTTAAGGCAATAGGAATTCCATTAGTTATCTTTTTGTTTGCTATTTTATTTTTAGAAGCAATTAATTTATTCTTGAATAAAGTTGTTCTTTACAGGAAAAATAGAACTTTTTCAGAAAAAGACTATGGATATTGTTTTAATTGAAAAACATGGTTTCAAGTATTTTTAATTTTGATTTTTGTTGTAATTGCACTAATAGCTTTTTCTGAGATTAGATGAAATTTTTCAAGAATTAATGACTTTGGTATCTTTTTAAAAAGTGTTTTTATTCCTAGATTTGATTTTTGATTTACTCCAGTAAGAGAAAATAATCCATTTTTTATGATTGGAACAGTTATTTTCCAAAGTATAAGCATTGTAGTTTTAACTATATTTTTTGCACTTCTAATTAGTATTTTTTTAAATGAAAAACTTAATAGTAAGTATGTTTATTTACCATTAAAAATAATTAATTCAGTTGTTAGAGTTATTCCAACTATCTTTTGATTCTTTATTTTTTCACCTATTTTTCATAATCCACTTTTATTTGTGGTAGTAATTGCCATTAGTATTCACAACTCAAGTGTTTTATCCATACAAATTAATGCATTAATTAATGCTATTAATTTTAAGATATATGATAATTTGAAACTACAAGGATGATCTCGTGGAAGATTGCTTATTTTTTATGTGCTTCCTTCAATTAAAAAAGATCTAATAAGTTGAGTAGTTTTTAAATTTGAAGACATTTTTAGAAACGTAATTTTATTCGGTGTCTTTGGTTCTTCTCTTCTAGGAGCTAGATTAGTTTCTCTTCTTTCTCCAGGTAGAGCACAAGAGCTTTCAATTGCAGCTAGCTATGTATATCCTATTGTTATTTTTATAATTCTACTTAATATTTTTTCAGCTTTTTTCAAGAAAAAAAGTTGAAAAAAAGTAAAAGATAAAAACTCATCATTTAAGAATAAACTTATTAATCATTCAAAAGTGATATCTACAAAGCTTAAACGAAAAATAAAATAA
- a CDS encoding lipoprotein 17-related variable surface protein — translation MKKSRVILLSSLAVLAVPVIAITSVGAYFVTKKQADITISSEKEAEYKNEINDFHQRSEFRIDFAPTRLVANIKQITNTNPNISLSNFNLFSRTNFSNPTFRTEILSWKPHGIDSVLVEYSVSKTFREVEGDKEVKEVFSGILSGFKVDAKTAVDTIVSQKPEILFNINSQPSSNVPLNKSIRNISEEDFLAPKAQFGEKYNIKIVNRDIEKNILTLEISVSRDETSSNEQTNTYSGTYTKVISNLTDHLSVSLLNHFQQESSQIRLGFRKNSSDNLEQRADENILPSLLKKENFGLLQSEGQIEVDGTSHNVVFEVDSINQVDNENGSLSLNVKVSLQSNSKISAIVTKTFEGFQKKAAYLDSIIEKIGRQHGELQSSWVDNLKFFRENFSASEFKSKEPAVLINDFGNRIKETFEKLILQSNTTLTDEEKAFWTVDKLDALRDLKNEIIKVDIPNKGNQTSSDTVVIDVKVYFTVENGTSTELALRLDGFLSDLDFELLQVANNISQRQNSSLRISFNNSYANRSSFTPSNFKKLIEQRHATNNAANTAHTLLDELKSVYSLSAQNSSFNFEIVDDVKENNQHVSFEADDRTGSISFLIKITKVGDTSGKFRLYRHYDSSYVSEFQNANLRINEIIRSRLLPDFVHHERKEITQVKPSEVRADDFTFLPTTLQNNNVSNDIQIRVIQIKNDANADVSGIVKGVVELRTSFGNSRTYDFEIPGFASERLTNKQAIERAITEIENIKLRESDLGTLPSLLNNASFRELVYEKDKDITFNITKLENVNDVAGTITVAIEARKGQNDSLSIVSFTQTLRFLWNIGRELNAKIDDQRINFILQNKGEKLPSDLKKLSDQEFKEYVKLDPTIFLNSLNVSYKFVSGQILQNSKDDNDIPSLEMRLVLVSNPNYINNLPQPIESKEFTINLTRVQGLKSNEDLINEDFDKNFLTSSRIVYNGEKSQKAPDSLLTSDLSINDAKDSQNRSVASDVVYEVTNVMAQDLDKGSAIVEVTGKKDRSSVKRNFVVEGFMTAAMAVSEAFKDQMHPRLVANVDRSQILASAITKESLTFHDIANPERANKDKNGVIHEIDTVSATQEDRDNGQVQVSVKISKGNSSSIYRVIVLGFKRG, via the coding sequence ATGAAAAAAAGTAGAGTAATCTTGCTTTCATCACTAGCTGTTCTTGCCGTTCCTGTTATTGCAATTACATCAGTTGGAGCTTATTTTGTTACTAAAAAACAAGCAGACATTACTATTAGTTCAGAAAAAGAAGCTGAATATAAAAATGAAATTAATGACTTTCACCAAAGATCTGAATTTCGAATTGACTTTGCACCAACAAGATTAGTAGCCAATATAAAACAAATAACAAATACTAATCCTAATATCTCATTAAGCAATTTCAACCTTTTTTCTAGAACTAATTTTTCAAATCCAACTTTTAGAACTGAAATTCTTAGTTGAAAGCCTCATGGAATAGACTCAGTTTTAGTTGAATATAGTGTTTCAAAAACTTTTAGAGAAGTAGAAGGAGACAAAGAAGTTAAAGAAGTTTTTTCTGGAATTCTTAGTGGCTTTAAGGTAGATGCAAAAACAGCTGTTGATACTATAGTTTCTCAAAAACCTGAAATCTTATTTAATATAAATTCTCAACCATCTTCAAATGTTCCTCTTAATAAATCAATTAGAAACATCTCTGAAGAAGATTTTTTAGCTCCTAAAGCACAATTTGGTGAAAAATACAATATTAAAATTGTAAATAGAGATATTGAAAAAAATATCTTAACTTTAGAAATTAGCGTTTCTAGAGATGAAACATCTTCAAATGAACAAACTAATACTTACAGTGGAACTTATACTAAAGTTATTTCTAATTTAACAGATCACTTAAGTGTTAGTTTGTTAAATCACTTTCAACAAGAAAGCTCTCAAATTAGACTAGGTTTTAGAAAAAACTCCTCTGATAATCTAGAACAAAGAGCAGATGAGAATATCTTGCCTTCTTTATTAAAAAAAGAAAACTTTGGACTATTGCAAAGCGAAGGTCAAATTGAAGTTGATGGAACAAGCCACAATGTTGTTTTTGAAGTTGATTCAATTAATCAAGTAGATAATGAAAATGGTAGCTTATCATTAAATGTTAAAGTTTCGCTTCAATCTAATTCTAAAATCTCTGCAATTGTTACTAAAACTTTTGAAGGATTCCAAAAAAAAGCAGCCTATCTTGATAGTATTATTGAAAAAATTGGAAGACAACACGGAGAGTTACAAAGTAGTTGAGTAGATAATTTAAAATTCTTTAGAGAAAATTTTTCAGCTTCAGAGTTTAAATCTAAAGAACCTGCAGTTCTAATCAATGATTTTGGAAATAGAATTAAAGAAACTTTTGAAAAATTAATTCTGCAATCAAATACAACTTTAACAGATGAAGAAAAAGCATTTTGAACAGTTGATAAATTGGATGCTCTAAGAGATTTAAAAAATGAAATTATAAAAGTTGATATTCCTAACAAAGGTAATCAAACATCAAGTGATACAGTTGTTATAGATGTTAAAGTCTACTTTACAGTTGAAAATGGAACTTCAACTGAATTAGCTTTAAGACTTGATGGATTTTTAAGTGACTTAGACTTTGAGTTGTTGCAAGTTGCCAATAATATAAGTCAAAGACAAAACTCTTCATTAAGAATTTCATTTAATAACTCATATGCAAATAGATCAAGTTTTACTCCAAGTAATTTCAAAAAACTAATAGAACAAAGACATGCAACCAATAATGCTGCAAATACAGCTCATACTTTATTGGATGAATTAAAGTCAGTTTATAGCCTTAGTGCACAAAACTCTAGCTTTAACTTTGAAATAGTTGATGATGTTAAAGAAAACAACCAACATGTTAGTTTTGAAGCTGATGATCGAACTGGAAGTATTTCATTTTTAATTAAAATTACTAAAGTGGGAGATACTTCAGGAAAATTTAGATTATATAGACACTATGATTCTTCTTATGTTAGTGAATTTCAAAATGCTAATTTAAGAATTAATGAAATTATTAGATCAAGATTATTGCCTGATTTTGTTCACCACGAAAGAAAAGAAATCACGCAAGTAAAACCCTCTGAAGTTAGAGCAGATGATTTTACTTTTTTACCTACAACACTTCAAAACAACAATGTCTCTAACGATATTCAAATAAGAGTTATTCAGATTAAAAATGATGCAAATGCTGATGTTAGCGGAATTGTTAAGGGAGTAGTTGAGCTTAGAACAAGTTTTGGAAATTCTAGAACTTATGATTTTGAAATTCCAGGTTTTGCTTCGGAGCGTTTAACTAATAAACAAGCTATTGAAAGAGCAATTACTGAAATTGAAAATATCAAACTAAGAGAAAGTGATTTAGGAACTCTTCCTTCCCTTTTAAACAATGCTTCATTTAGAGAACTAGTTTATGAAAAAGACAAAGACATTACTTTTAATATCACTAAATTAGAAAATGTTAATGATGTAGCTGGAACAATAACAGTTGCAATTGAAGCTAGAAAAGGTCAAAATGATTCACTATCAATTGTTTCATTTACCCAGACTCTAAGATTTTTATGAAACATTGGTAGAGAATTAAATGCAAAAATTGATGATCAAAGAATTAACTTTATATTACAAAATAAAGGTGAAAAACTTCCAAGTGATCTAAAAAAACTTAGTGATCAAGAATTTAAAGAATATGTAAAACTAGATCCTACTATTTTCTTAAATAGTTTGAATGTTTCATATAAATTTGTCTCAGGTCAAATTTTACAAAATTCAAAAGATGATAATGACATTCCAAGTTTAGAGATGAGATTGGTTCTTGTTTCAAATCCAAATTACATCAACAACCTTCCTCAACCAATTGAATCTAAAGAATTTACCATTAATCTAACAAGAGTACAAGGTCTAAAATCAAATGAAGATTTAATTAATGAAGACTTTGATAAAAACTTCTTGACCTCTTCAAGAATTGTCTACAATGGTGAAAAATCTCAAAAAGCTCCAGATTCATTATTAACATCTGATTTGAGTATAAATGATGCAAAAGATTCTCAAAATAGATCAGTTGCCTCTGATGTTGTTTATGAAGTAACTAATGTAATGGCTCAAGACTTAGATAAGGGAAGTGCTATTGTTGAAGTTACAGGTAAAAAAGATCGCTCAAGTGTAAAAAGGAATTTTGTTGTTGAAGGATTTATGACTGCAGCGATGGCTGTTAGTGAAGCTTTCAAAGATCAAATGCATCCACGTTTAGTTGCAAATGTTGATAGATCACAAATTTTAGCCTCAGCTATTACAAAAGAATCTCTAACTTTCCATGATATAGCTAATCCAGAGAGAGCAAATAAAGATAAAAATGGAGTTATTCATGAAATTGACACAGTTAGTGCTACACAAGAAGATAGAGATAATGGTCAAGTTCAGGTAAGTGTTAAAATTTCAAAAGGAAATTCTTCAAGTATTTATAGAGTAATTGTTTTAGGATTCAAGAGAGGATAA